A stretch of Plesiomonas shigelloides DNA encodes these proteins:
- a CDS encoding DUF1456 family protein, whose product MTNNDVLRYVSYAFELDVHELSKIFSLADFSVQDEQLSCWLKKESDGSYLEFSDKELALFLNGFINYKRGKLDGVESRNEEIVNNNIVFQKLRIALNLKAEDILEILQFEDFRLSKHELSAFFRKPDNKHYRECKDHVIKAFLRGLEHPRGGNTES is encoded by the coding sequence TTGACCAACAATGATGTTTTACGCTACGTAAGTTATGCTTTTGAACTAGATGTTCATGAATTGTCAAAGATATTTTCTTTAGCAGACTTTTCTGTTCAAGATGAACAACTCTCTTGCTGGCTTAAAAAAGAGAGTGACGGCTCTTATCTTGAATTCAGCGATAAAGAGCTTGCGTTATTTTTAAATGGTTTTATCAATTATAAGCGTGGCAAGCTTGATGGCGTAGAATCACGGAATGAAGAAATAGTAAACAACAATATTGTATTCCAAAAGTTGCGCATAGCTTTGAACTTGAAAGCTGAAGATATTTTAGAAATTTTGCAATTTGAAGATTTTCGTTTAAGCAAACATGAATTGAGTGCATTTTTCCGTAAGCCAGATAATAAGCATTATAGGGAATGTAAAGACCACGTTATAAAAGCTTTCCTACGAGGACTAGAGCATCCACGTGGTGGCAATACGGAATCGTAA
- a CDS encoding DODA-type extradiol aromatic ring-opening family dioxygenase — MATQHRALFISHGGGPLPLLGDPQHAQMVSCLQTIAKQISKPSAIMMVSAHWESHSAAVTSGAMPTLIYDYGGFPPESYTIQYPCSGSPKLAHDITTKLKSAGITVTADPNRGFDHGLFVPLKIMYPEADIPCVQLSLLSSLNPESHIRIGKALRDLNDPSILLIGSGFSFHNMRAFFTPETTEMRAANNAFQQWLIATCTSQELSENERCDRLTNWDKAPFSRYCHPREEHLLPLHVCYGFAGSACTQAFELEILNKETSMFLWA; from the coding sequence ATGGCTACCCAACACCGAGCACTCTTCATTTCTCACGGCGGTGGCCCATTACCCCTCCTTGGCGATCCTCAACATGCGCAGATGGTTTCGTGCCTACAAACGATAGCCAAACAGATTTCGAAACCGTCAGCGATCATGATGGTGAGTGCGCATTGGGAATCGCATAGTGCTGCAGTGACCTCAGGAGCTATGCCAACATTGATTTACGACTATGGTGGATTTCCACCTGAATCATACACCATTCAATACCCTTGCTCTGGCTCACCAAAACTAGCTCACGACATCACAACCAAACTTAAATCGGCTGGTATAACAGTAACTGCAGACCCAAATCGCGGGTTTGATCATGGGCTCTTTGTACCATTGAAAATAATGTACCCAGAAGCCGATATACCCTGCGTACAGCTCTCATTACTGAGCAGCTTGAATCCTGAATCTCACATTAGGATAGGTAAAGCATTAAGAGATTTAAATGATCCATCGATACTTCTTATCGGGTCAGGTTTTTCATTTCACAACATGAGAGCATTCTTCACCCCAGAAACAACCGAGATGAGAGCCGCAAACAACGCATTCCAACAGTGGCTCATTGCTACATGTACAAGCCAAGAACTGTCAGAAAACGAACGATGTGACCGTCTAACCAACTGGGACAAAGCCCCCTTTTCTCGCTATTGCCACCCACGCGAAGAGCACTTACTGCCTTTACATGTTTGCTATGGATTCGCGGGTTCAGCATGTACACAAGCATTTGAATTAGAAATTCTGAACAAAGAAACGAGCATGTTTTTGTGGGCTTAA
- a CDS encoding phosphate-starvation-inducible PsiE family protein, whose translation MIDEKIDKAVSITKTVKRWMSLVVLFLMVIIVLSSVIELSIVLFQEIFNSTDNVLFLEIDELFKLFSFVFIILIGFELMETVEMYFKRNIVHAEVVLLVGVIAVSRKVILLDLDKYDPVSIIGLGVIILSLGGCYFLIKRSHRE comes from the coding sequence TTGATTGACGAAAAGATAGATAAAGCAGTATCAATAACAAAAACAGTAAAAAGATGGATGTCTCTTGTCGTGCTGTTTTTGATGGTGATAATCGTATTATCCTCTGTCATAGAATTATCAATTGTATTATTCCAAGAGATTTTCAACTCAACTGACAACGTTCTTTTTTTAGAAATTGATGAGCTTTTCAAGTTATTCAGCTTTGTTTTTATAATTCTAATAGGCTTTGAATTAATGGAAACCGTGGAGATGTATTTCAAAAGAAATATTGTTCATGCCGAAGTGGTTCTCCTGGTGGGAGTGATTGCCGTTTCAAGAAAAGTGATCTTATTAGACCTAGACAAATACGACCCTGTCTCTATTATTGGTCTGGGAGTTATTATTCTTAGCCTTGGTGGTTGCTACTTTTTAATTAAACGGAGCCATCGAGAATGA
- a CDS encoding GNAT family N-acetyltransferase yields the protein MPIQWIQSIDVLDWDEMSELYRIAPLGIKSSEWLKTAYSNSMFKCIALYEDKVIAAGRAVADGVDCSYLCDIVVHPAYQGKGLGKEIIQRLVSLSKGHRKIILYAVPGRESFYEKFGFRRMNTAMAIFSDPSKAATDGYTQ from the coding sequence ATGCCAATTCAATGGATCCAATCTATCGATGTGCTCGATTGGGATGAAATGTCAGAGCTTTATCGCATTGCTCCTCTTGGTATCAAGAGCAGTGAGTGGTTGAAGACCGCTTATTCAAATAGCATGTTCAAGTGTATTGCGCTCTATGAAGATAAGGTCATCGCAGCCGGACGCGCTGTGGCTGACGGCGTTGACTGCTCTTATCTTTGCGACATCGTGGTTCACCCTGCTTATCAGGGAAAAGGCCTTGGGAAAGAGATCATACAAAGGCTGGTTAGCCTTTCCAAGGGACATCGAAAGATCATCCTATATGCCGTTCCTGGTCGGGAGTCGTTTTATGAGAAGTTCGGATTTCGTCGCATGAATACCGCCATGGCAATTTTTTCAGATCCATCGAAAGCAGCAACCGATGGTTACACGCAATGA
- a CDS encoding competence protein CoiA family protein: MAKYKFAKQSDGRIISADDIANKPVTDTYTCLGCGNLLTAKVNGEHKQPHFAHKVKIECNGETYLHNLGKTVFFETYKRCLENNAPFYITLEAEKKCEKFRPLILTNCDLGSVEKTYDLTDYYHDITIETRDNQFTPDLLISRKGFPNDKIY; the protein is encoded by the coding sequence ATGGCAAAGTATAAATTCGCAAAACAATCAGATGGAAGAATAATTTCTGCTGATGATATTGCTAATAAACCTGTAACAGACACCTACACTTGCCTAGGTTGCGGGAACTTACTTACCGCCAAAGTTAACGGGGAACATAAACAACCGCATTTTGCACACAAAGTAAAAATAGAATGTAATGGTGAGACATACTTGCATAACCTAGGAAAAACTGTTTTCTTTGAAACATACAAAAGGTGTCTGGAAAATAACGCCCCATTTTACATCACCCTAGAGGCAGAAAAGAAATGCGAAAAGTTCAGACCTTTAATTTTGACTAACTGCGATTTGGGTAGCGTAGAAAAAACATATGACCTAACCGATTACTATCATGATATCACCATAGAAACTCGTGACAACCAATTCACTCCTGATTTACTTATTAGCCGTAAAGGATTTCCCAATGACAAAATATATTGA